The following nucleotide sequence is from Melioribacteraceae bacterium.
GTATTACCTAAACAAGGCTGCAGACTTAATTCGAAAATCCGATGGTTTAATAACAGTTGACGAGTTGGCAAGTAAAGTATTCATTAGCAAACGTCAATTAGAGCGGGAGTTCAAACAGAAAGTCGGAATGTCCCCCAAAAGTTATATGCGATTAGCAAGACTTAACAAAGTAAATCGAATAATAAAAGAAGGTAAAGAGGTTGAGCTCAGTTATCTTGCATACATTTGCGGTTATTCTGATCAAGCTCATTTCATTCGAGATTTCAAAAAATTCACCGGTGAAGCTCCGAAAGTATTCATAAATGAACTCGATGAGTTTATTATAAACCCCAACTCTTCTGAAATATCCAAATAATAATTATTTCACATCGCCAATAACCAACCGACACAAAAGTAAAAATCGTTTTTAATCAGACCCCAAGCCTTGTTTGTTGACTAATAAATTATTGAACTAATAACTAAATTACACGTCTCAACTTTTCCTTCTACTACAAATAAGGAATCGAAAATGAAATCGAACAAACTTTCCAGACGAAGCTTTTTCAAAATTTCGTCTTTAACAGGTGCCGGATTTGCGTTATCTCCAATACTCACGAATGAAAAAATTGCAAAGACTTTACAAGAAGAAGACAAGCCCAAAACAAATATTGAAGATGCATTAAAACATCCCCGCAATGAAAACTCAATGCCGGGCAAGTATCCCGGAAAAGTTGTACAAGTAAATCACTCCAATCCCGTTGTTGAAAACAAGATTGTATATGATGCTATTTACAAAATGATTGCGGAAGGAATGTTAACTCTTACGGGAGCAGTATCTATTAAAGAAGCTTGGCTGCAATTTGTAAACAAAAATGACAAAATTGGATTGAAAGTCAATCCCGTTGCAGGACCAACATTATCAACTTCGGTCGAAGTTACACTCGCAATAGTTAACCAACTTGAAGAGGCGGGTATTCCGAGAAGCAATTTAATTATATGGGATAGGCGTGAAGAACAAATTTTTGAGTCGGGAATAACCGAAGAGATTTTTCCGGGAATTAAAATTATTGGAACCGAACGCAAAGGTGAAAACGGAACAATGTATGATGAAAACGAAGAGCTGTATTCACTAAGAATGATTGACAAAGATTGGTATTACTGGGCAGATGTTGAAGCGGAATACCGTCCGGAAACTTTACCTTATATGGTAAACACCGGCAAGTATTCTTACTTCACAAAAATTGTTACAGAGATGTGTGATAAAATTATAAACATACCAATACTCAAAAATGCCGGAACCTCGGTTACGCTTTGTATGAAGAACTTATCTTATGGTGCAATTACAAACACCGGACGACTTCACGAAAAACTTTGGTCGGAAACAGTTGCGGAAGTTTGTGCTTTTCCTCCGTTGCGAGATAAAGTTGTTTTAAATATTGTCGACGGAATTAAGGGTTGTTTTAACGGAGGACCCTCTGCCGTTCCGCAATTCTTTACAAATTATAATACCATACTAATCGGAACAGATCCCGTTGCTGTTGATAGAGTTGGATTAAACATAGTTACTAAAAAACGAATCGAAGAAGGATTGCAGGAAGAAGAATCACCCCGCGGTTCTGCTTTTTTGAAGATGGCTGAAAACTTAAACCTTGGCGTGGCTGATAACAATAAAATTGACTTCAACAAAATAGATCTGACTTAATTATGAATAACAAAAAAAAATATACTCTCATATTCCTTGTATTTATTCTTGGCTTGTCATTAGGTGCACAACAAAATGAGTTTCCTCGGCTTTATCAAGAAGATGTAGATGGTGGAGAGATCACAAGGACTGAATTTTATATTGGAGAAGAACTTTGGGGATTAATAAACGGCGGTGCAGATCTTTATCTCGAATACGGGCTTGATAGAACTTTACTTCAAGAGATAAATTATGACGATAACATATATCGGGTTGAAGTTTATGGTATGACAGGATTAGAAGAAGCATTCGGAATTTTTTCCATCAATAAATTTAATTGTGCAAGAACCGATACTCTCGTTAAACATATTTGTATTACTTCGCACCAAATACAAGCTACGGTTGGGAGATTTTATTTCTCCATTTCAAATCAATCCGGTGATACCGAAGCGCAAAACTATTCTCTAAGTTTATTAGAAAACTTTCTGACTAAAATCGGTTTACAAAACTTTATTGTCCCGGAATATTTTCAACAACCTAGGTTTGAGTCTTTTCAGAATCAGATTAAGTTGATAAAAGGTAAGCTTGGTTTACAAAACGGTTTTCCAAGATGGGAAAAATATTTCGCTGATACAAATAATTATAAAATTGTTTTGCTTCCTATTAAATCTGATGACGGTTTTATAAATACTGCTTTAATTGACTTTGGTTCGGAGGAAGCTGCAGGCAGATTTATATCAACATATAAGCACTTCAAAATTATTGAAACAATTTCACAGACAGAGTATGTTTTACTCGAAACAAACTTGGATCAACCCGCAATAGACAAAATATTAAAATAGCTTAAGAGGCTGACGTGATTGAACGAACTCTCCCAAACTTATTCGAAGAAAGTGTAAAAAAATATTCAAACAATCCATTGATGTGGGAAAAGAAAACCGACAAGTATGACCCTCTGACATATGGTGAGATGAAATCACTTGTTTATAAGTTTGCTGCCGGACTTATGAAGCTCGGTTTGCAGAAAGGAGACCGCGCAACTTTAATTTCGGAAGGAAGAAATGATTGGGTAATGAGTGAACTTGCAATTTTGTATTGTGGTGGAGTTAATGTTCCTATCTCTGTTAAAATTGATGAGCCGAATGATCTTAAATTTCGTATCGCTCATTCGGAATCCAAGTTTGTTGTTGTATCAAAAAACCACTTGCAAAAAATTCGTCGCATCAAAAATGATTTGCCGATTTTAGAAAAGATTATTGTGTTAGA
It contains:
- a CDS encoding DUF362 domain-containing protein, encoding MKSNKLSRRSFFKISSLTGAGFALSPILTNEKIAKTLQEEDKPKTNIEDALKHPRNENSMPGKYPGKVVQVNHSNPVVENKIVYDAIYKMIAEGMLTLTGAVSIKEAWLQFVNKNDKIGLKVNPVAGPTLSTSVEVTLAIVNQLEEAGIPRSNLIIWDRREEQIFESGITEEIFPGIKIIGTERKGENGTMYDENEELYSLRMIDKDWYYWADVEAEYRPETLPYMVNTGKYSYFTKIVTEMCDKIINIPILKNAGTSVTLCMKNLSYGAITNTGRLHEKLWSETVAEVCAFPPLRDKVVLNIVDGIKGCFNGGPSAVPQFFTNYNTILIGTDPVAVDRVGLNIVTKKRIEEGLQEEESPRGSAFLKMAENLNLGVADNNKIDFNKIDLT